The Lacipirellula parvula genome window below encodes:
- the coxB gene encoding cytochrome c oxidase subunit II — MDANGLSMLLAAVEGRMADVSIFSPASPQAGWIVDLAILALAIIGIIFLVVEGILFYSVWRFRRAKNDAPGEPAQVYGSEPIEIAWTAAPTMIVFFLVLVTTRTLWQVEAAPVQPREGDQALFVTVIGHQWWWEYRYDSYDGRKLDFITANELHMPVGDGETQRPVHLTLQSGDVCHSFWVPRLGGKVDLIPGRSNLLAFETEQPGLYLGQCAEYCGAQHANMMLRVVAETPAEFEAWLANETAPAVEDPAVAEGKATFLANSCVNCHRVSGTAAQGDGAPDLTHLMSRETIAAGQVPNSRSNLRKWVHDPHTIKPGVLMPAFGLSTEEENQIVEYLRTLK; from the coding sequence GTGGATGCGAATGGACTATCGATGCTGTTGGCAGCCGTCGAAGGACGGATGGCCGACGTGTCGATCTTCTCTCCCGCCTCGCCGCAGGCTGGTTGGATCGTTGATCTCGCCATTCTCGCCCTGGCGATCATCGGCATCATCTTTCTGGTCGTCGAAGGAATTCTGTTCTATTCCGTGTGGCGTTTTCGCCGCGCGAAGAACGACGCCCCCGGCGAGCCGGCCCAGGTTTACGGCAGCGAACCGATCGAAATCGCCTGGACCGCCGCACCGACGATGATCGTCTTCTTCCTGGTGCTCGTCACCACGCGGACGCTCTGGCAGGTCGAAGCTGCCCCCGTCCAACCGCGCGAGGGGGACCAAGCGTTGTTCGTCACCGTGATCGGCCATCAATGGTGGTGGGAGTATCGCTACGACAGCTACGACGGCCGGAAGCTCGACTTCATCACGGCGAACGAGTTGCACATGCCCGTCGGCGACGGCGAGACGCAACGCCCCGTCCACCTCACGCTGCAATCGGGCGACGTGTGCCACAGTTTTTGGGTGCCGCGATTGGGTGGGAAGGTCGACCTCATTCCGGGGCGGAGCAATTTGCTCGCGTTCGAGACGGAGCAGCCGGGGCTCTATCTCGGCCAGTGCGCTGAATACTGTGGCGCCCAGCACGCGAACATGATGCTTCGCGTCGTGGCCGAAACGCCGGCGGAGTTCGAGGCTTGGCTGGCGAACGAGACGGCCCCCGCGGTCGAAGATCCTGCCGTCGCCGAGGGGAAAGCGACGTTCCTCGCCAACTCGTGCGTCAACTGCCACCGCGTGAGCGGCACGGCCGCCCAAGGCGACGGAGCGCCCGACCTAACGCACTTAATGAGCCGCGAGACGATTGCGGCCGGGCAAGTGCCGAACTCACGGAGCAACCTACGCAAGTGGGTTCACGATCCGCACACAATCAAGCCAGGCGTGCTGATGCCGGCGTTTGGTTTGAGCACGGAAGAAGAGAACCAAATCGTGGAGTATCTACGCACACTGAAGTGA